The following proteins are co-located in the Hypomesus transpacificus isolate Combined female chromosome 23, fHypTra1, whole genome shotgun sequence genome:
- the LOC124485554 gene encoding uncharacterized protein LOC124485554 codes for METASSPDPAMSQWRRDAVVPRLCHVSVEERQRRPQILPCLSGGETRSSPDSVMSQWRRDAVVPRPCHVSVEERRGRPQTLPCLSGGETASSPDSAMSQWRRDSVVPRSCHVSVEERRSRPQTLSCLSGGETRSSPDPVMSQWRRDAVVPRLCHVSVEERQRRPRTLPCLSGGETASSPDSAMSQWRRDSVVPRLCHVSVEERHEDWDVPPGFFQRFTSLSSLLACLTSPPLSSQQALCRLSSQQASAGSAPSSDTTYLPEERFSCACSSPPQHTDPSPERCCWDGSGEPSWCLLLLDHRSEIGRLSVFFSLSTLCLLWMGTETRY; via the coding sequence ATGGAGACAGCGTCGTCCCCAGATCCTGCCATGTCTCAGTGGAGGAGAGACGCGGtcgtccccagactctgccatgtctcagtggaggagagacagcgtCGTCCCCAGATCCTGCCATGTCTCAGTGGAGGAGAGACGCGGTCGTCCCCAGACTCTGTCATGTCTCAGTGGAGGAGAGACGCGGTCGTCCCCAGACCCTGTCATGTCTCAGTGGAGGAGAGACGCGGtcgtccccagactctgccatgtctcagtggaggagagacagcgtcgtccccagactctgccatgtctcagtggaggagagacagcgtCGTCCCCAGATCCTGCCATGTCTCAGTGGAGGAGAGACGCAGTCGTCCCCAGACTCTGTCATGTCTCAGTGGAGGAGAGACGCGGTCGTCCCCAGACCCTGTCATGTCTCAGTGGAGGAGAGACGCGGtcgtccccagactctgccatgtctcagtggaggagagacagcgtCGTCCCCGGACTCTGCCATGTCtcagtggaggagagacagcgtCGTCCCCCGACTCTGCCATGTCtcagtggaggagagacagcgtCGTGCCCAGACTCTGCCATGTCTCAgtggaggagagacatgaggacTGGGACGTTCCTCCTGGGTTCTTCCAAAggtttacctctctctcctctctcctagccTGCCTCACGTCACCACCTCTCAGCTCCCAGCAAGCCCTCTGCCGGCTCAGCTCCCAGCAAGCCTCTGCTGGCTCTGCTCCCAGCTCAGACACCACTTACCTGCCAGAGGAACGTTTCAGCTGTGCTTGCAGCAGCCCCCCTCAGCACACTGATCCCAGCCCAGAGAGATGCTGTTGGGATGGCTCTGGAGAGCCCTCCTGGTGCCTCCTGCTGCTGGATCACAGATCAGAGATAGGCaggctctctgtctttttctctctgtccacacTTTGTCTTCTATGGATGGGTACTGAAACCCGGTATTAA